In Aethina tumida isolate Nest 87 chromosome 2, icAetTumi1.1, whole genome shotgun sequence, the DNA window GCAAATTGCAATTTCATTGCGAACACCACATctccaattataattatctactCCTTTAGTAGTTGCAATAATTCTTTGCAGTTTTCGTTCAGTAGCTCAGAGAACTGCCAAACAGTAACACCAATTCTGGTTTATGTGTTTTCCTGGTGGAAGTGGAATATCTAATGAGTGAGTTCTCTTTCTCGTTACTTTCCCTCGGTAATTGTGTCCGTCAGTCAGTACGCAGTAGTAATCACGATaacacaaaaatgaaaaatactaataacaaGTAACGAAACGATCGAAATCAATGTAAAAGTGTTTGGTTTGTTAATGCGCATTTCTCTTTTTCAGATtagtatgttaaataaatgtttcctGCTGGCAGTATGCGGTTTCTGCAACCTGTTACTCATTCAAGGTGAGTCGTCCGATCTTTTATTCACAGTAAGTTGGTCGTTACCCCTGTTTTGACTCTTTGTTTCATTGTGTCTTCTGAAAATACACCAATCCAATGTTAACTGTATTTGGAGAGGtgattcaataatttacattactgGTGTCCTTATTTGTATGGATCAGAcaaagtacaaaattaaaaattgccttttttaacatatatttgctCCAGCCCACCCTGTGACGATAACGGTTTACGACCCACCGGAGACGACGACCACTCCTTCGTCCAGCGAAGAATTCAGAGATGACTGGGACTACAAACTGGAACAAAGCAAAATCCCCCTGCTTAGCGCCATGTTCAAAAAGCATACGCTACCCCCCAGTTCGAATGGCACTGTAAGTAGGTATTCCGCGCGGTCTTTCAAACGTTTTCACGTTTTTATTCCTGTCGTTTGTCTAGGGAAGACTGTTGTGGGAGCTAGATCAGGAAAAGACCACTCATCTGCCTCAGTTCGTTGACAAAGCTCTCAAGTTGCTCAATTTGAAACAGGTGGCCTTCGAGATTGAGAACTCGGTGATGTCCAAAGTGTCCTGCACCGCCTGTCAAGCtggtaaacaaattatttttaatacagtataccataaaaatcatataaatcattactttttataatgaattatccgtcaaaaataattcaacttcTATTTGTCTTTCAGTAAATCATCTTATAGTAAACATTCACAATAATGAAATGTTAAGTAATTTTGCATTATTTGAAGGTTAACCATCTAagcttttatttgtttacaaaccACATCACCTTCAAAATATGCTTATTAGCTGTGTATAAAGTAGTATAAACATGTTTTCTTGAGTAAATAAAACTGTCCACTGAATTTAAACTCCTTTTTTAAAACAccaatgaaataactgaagtAATGTTTCTTCTGCAGGTGCTGGTTTGTTGCAACATTATACCAGGATCGGAAAATCAGAGAAAGAAATCAAAAAGACCATCTACAACTTCTGCGTGAACCTCAAGATCCAATCGTCCAGAGTTTGCGAGGGCATTACTGAATTATTTGCTGGAGAAGTCATCTACGTCCTCAGCAAAGTCAAAATCGGTAcgaattattacattttttaaaaaaaaactgctaATTTGTATTGTCTTTTGTTAGGCCCTGATGAGATTTGCAGTTTCGTCATTGGAGATGCTTGTGGTGACGTTTACAACCCCTACCACGAGTGGGAAGTCATGTTTCCTCCAGTACCAAAGCCAAAAGTACAAGAACAAAGAATTCCAGATGTAAGTCGGTCATGTGTTAACCCAAAAAGTATTTTTCGCTATTACAAGTAAAGTGATGGACTGTTTGTCTGggttataactttaatagcTTTAAATTACCCATGAAATTTCCTCGACTTTATTCAGTGAGACTAAGCTTAATTGTTTTCGGGTTATTAGCACAAATTTCTTACACAATTGCTTCCCACGAAGTTGGGTCATTATaaactcatttttatattgttaaggAGGTATTGAATCATaagttacatattttagaCATAATATAcgcttataaaataacaaataataaattaaacgtttCTTTGTTTTAGGTAACTGCCCCATCGTTCAAAGTTTTACACTTGTCTGACACCCATTACGATCCTTATTATATGGAGGGCAGCAACGCTGATTGCGCTGAACCACTTTGTTGTAGGCTAACAAACGGCCCAGCGGCTTCTAAAGAACAGGCCGCAGGAAAGTAAGTCAAAAATGCGTATTCAAACGTGTTTTGCATTCTTTATTGTTAACTTCGATACAAAATTGTGTGTCAAAcggaaataaacaaatgtaaacattaacatttaagctgaatttattattaaacatacaaACCTTGTGCAAAAGTATTGGATTCAACCGGAAATAATTTGGTACTGacttttaattcatttgtttgttttctatGAATGACTTTAAAATGTCACACAAATTAGATACATCCTTTGTTACTCGAGTTAATGAGagtctattatatttttatatgcacAGTACagtgtaaaaaatgtatcatTTATTGCGTATTTAGAAtcaattgaagaaaaataagaatttaaaattcacaatttaaatacttacttaGATTAAACATGATTACTTattgtttaaagaaaatagTTCTATAGCTGtgtaaaatttccaaaaactttATCTCTTTTgcttatcatatttaattgattgatttttatagATGGGGAGATTACAGGAAGTGTGACACTCCAAAGATCACGGTCGATAACATGTTGCAACATATCCAAGAAACTCATCCGGTAATTTACAACTTTGTGAATCAATTCCAAATAGTATTTCGAAATTTTGTTTAGGATATCGACTATATTATTTGGACGGGCGATTTGCCACCCCACGACATTTGGAACCAGACCAAGGAGGAGAATTTGAAGATCTTGAAGGAGACAGTTAAGCAAATGTCTGATATGTTTCCGGGTGTACCAATATTCCCGGCTTTAGGTAACCACGAATCAGCACCAGTAAACAGGTAAATTGTTCAATCAattgttgtattaatttagttaactaaaaattatcttctcGTCAGTTTCCCACCACCATTCGTCGATAGTCCCGAAAGTTCAATTTCCTGGCTTTATGATGAGTTAGACACCCAATGGAGAAAATGGTTACCAAGTTCAGTTAGTAACACAGTAAGGAGGGGTGCTTTTTATTCCGTTTTGGTTAGGCCAGGCTTTAGACTAATTTCTCTTAATATGAACTActgcaacaacaaaaattggtAATTATTCACTCGTCACAATAACATCCAGATTAATCtaatgcaaaaatattttaggtggCTTCTATTGAACAGCACAGATCCAGCAACCGAATTACAATGGCTAATTTACGAATTACAATCTGCTGAGTTTAATGGCGAAAAAGTACATATTATTGGTAAATACCATTGATTTATAAACGATTAAATACTAACTGGGGGAAAACTTGTAGGACATATCCCACCTGGCCACTCAGACTGTTTAAAAGTGTGGTCCAGAAATTACTACGCCATCATCAGCCGCTACGAAGGCATCATCACAGCACAGTTCTTCGGTCACACTCATTTCGATGAATTTGAAGTCTTCTATGACAACAAAGACTTAAGTGAGTTCGACTAAAAAAACCCTGATGAGCTTATATGActgaaatattgtttcagGTCGGCCAATCAGTATAGCTTACGTAGGTCCGTCAGTTTCACCTTATTATGACTTGAATCCTGGCTACAGGATATACTACGTTGATGGTGATCACGAGAAATCAACCAGAGtaagttaattttgtattttttgctattttagcctaatttttgaacattttaggCGGTGGTGGACCATGAATCTTGGACGATGAACCTAAGGGAGGCCAACCTTTATGGTTACCCCATTTGGTTCAAATTATACACAGCCCGACAAGCCTTCGGGATGGACGCACTTCGTCCCAAGGATTGGGACGATTTGGTCGAAAGGATGACCAATGATCCAAAACTATTTGAGCTTTTCTACAAGTAAAATAATCAATCTTTAAATAAGAGAAGTTATTaacgtatttttatttcagataCTATTACAAGGCGAGTCCTGTAAGACCAAGTTGTGATATGACGTGTAAAAAGAGGATATTGTGTGATTTGCATTCTGGCAGATCACACGATAGGAAGAATTTGTGTCAAACGATTGAATCTAGAATAGATTCCTCGTCCAACACTAGTTGGAAAGAGTGGATATACAATACCATATCCGTATCGTAAGTGTTGTctattttgtacatttgtacattttattgtaaatatctgatttttaatgatacatACTAACAAATgatacttttaaaaagttcaaaaatatatttctttcaatttcttCTTCTGTCTATAATACTccttacattattattttttaaatatatggatatgtgtatattttatttatattcagtttCCTGTATTATGTTAAACTTTCCcttatgtatttaattccTTTTCATCTCACTGgttttagtttttcttttgatttgactgttttaattcaaaataattcttgAGTTTCAAGAGTGTGAGATAAATGCGAAAAAATGATTTCTGACaatgatatttgaatttgaaataccatcataaatattttagagattattttacatattatttacatttatatatttcaaacacCATCATATTAAtggtttttaatgaatgattctcatttgataataaatattaatattaatcaaactcTCAAAGAACCAGATACATTTGTCGATTTagcttttgtttatttatttctgattcagaccatgtaaaattaaatttactaataaatatttattggaaacGGTGCACATTCCTATTCAACTGGAGCCGTTTCTAGTCAAGCTTGGCAATGTGCACTCGAAGGGAAAACTCAAAACTAGGGTTGCATAGAAAGGGTTCTTTGAAGGgtgcacaatttaaaaatgattccgGACTGTTACTCATTATCCTTCTCCGCTTTATTGCCTTCTAAAATTGtaatgaacaaataatttaagattatgTGTAGCTTAGAAACTAATTTCCTAGCtgttgtatatataatttcaattttatttatagcttGGTGTAAGGGTATGATTTCTTCAAGacatctttttaataaaaggtaAGTTGTGCAGCTAATTAAACACTTACTAATATGTGACGCCTgacatttaacattaatttgtttaattatttatgctcTATTAAGGTAAAATCATTCAGTGATTCATTTAGAACGTTGTGCTACATAATGATTGTGTATACTGTCTatagtacaatttaaatatatcaacaatattatattttaccaaTGTAATTTGTACAGATTTAAGATATTCTTGaatggtaaatataaaatactaatatttgACGCAATTTTCTGTTTTAGGATGTCAGTTCTTATGTCGATTCCTCGGCTAACCATACAATTACCAAAATATGTTCTGGGCCTGGGCTAACAACATGTTACGCAAtataggataaaatttgtttttaaaaaaaatgttgaactgATGCAAATCTGTTGACATTGTAAACgttgaatattcgaataaagTTGTTTTGGtacgattttattaatattggacGGGgtctaaaattgataaaatttttcggGAATTTCGTGGGTCGACTCTATTCGAATATTGACATTATGGCTGTGTATTTTTGAATCGTTCAAAATACCAtcatagttattttttataccattttgtagttaatttattgttgtactGTTAGATTTAGGGTTTTTAGAACTTCACATTTATCATTGATATTTGTAGGAAACaaaagtgtaattaatttattttggtaataaatgtatgaaataaacaattggtttttaattaatggaaatatttatgcataatgtagttaattatatttagaaatgtttattttagaagtttcattataattattcatttttgcaggcacttattcaattaaatattaaataatatttttatattagcaattttctagtaaattatatggtaatatttattgttttccacAAACAGTTTCGTGTGAAATTAGGAATAGTAATGTTGGCAaatggaaacaaatttaaaattacctttAAATTTACCAGGGGTTAGTTACTTTACATGCTTTTACAACTTCGTAATCAAACTATAAATCTGCTGGGTGTTAATTAAACCCCAGAACATGCTGAAGGAAAGTTTGTTCTCTAACATAAATCAGagaatttataacataaaacatttagCCATTCATAACGGTCCAAGTAGATACAAGCACtggaaaaatagttaaaaataaaaaagtataataataatgaaaactaTTTACACGAAAACTGAGTAAAGTCATTAATTCTTGTTTACGTTATGATAAACTTGGTACAAGTGCTCGTCTACAACTGTGATTAATGCAGTAAAACCATGTTTTGTACATACATTTCCTCTTACTCACTATCTGGCTTTAATAAAAGGgtttaactataaaaacttCCATCCATTACATTAATGCAcaggtaatttattttgtctctGAGGGGGTTAAATTTATGTACGTATGTGTATGTTTATGAAACACTTAAAAGATACAACATCCAGTAGAAATATACGACACTGCGTATAGTCGAACTTAAATTTCGTCAAATTGCATGgccatttattgtttttaattatttaatagcaatataaattcttcctgaatttgaaaattcagtgtataatttattctaaatttattgagttacactcttttatgtaatataaccttatagatttaaatcaaGATTGTCATTATATTACTTGTTCatataaacagaataaaaaaaaattaaataaatattgaattatatttccCAGAaagttctaattttaatattttctttttaacatttcaattcTATATTATGTAATACATTGTAACACACTGTATTACTAAAATCTGTGGTCAATTGAATTCAAACCTCCATcttcagaaattatttaaaaaatctcattCATGATAAGCAATCGTAGAGTAAAAGTTACTAATTATGAGACTGTAGCCATCTGAATTGTTTGAATTGCTTCCGCATCCACCATATTCGCCTGATTTAGAATCCAGTGATTTCCTATTTCCAAATACGAAAAAATGGCAGGAAAAAAATTGACTATAATGATGAAGTCATTGTTGAAACAATTACCAGTCCCTTTCTTTtgagtgtaaaaaataatgtaggaGGCCTCGGAAGACatagaaaacaatatttacagtAGGTATAATTAGAGAAGATattattcttcaaaattaatttataaataatatgtcacACAggtatttccattttaaatgggGCCATACCGTTCTAGGTACGATAAACTTATTTGATaatgagaaattttaaaaattgaaatatttaattttcaaacatttaaatatgtttatgagatttttttaattatttttttagttttaaaaaatattatgacatatattcttatttctaaatgaaatatttggatattcatactcaaatatgtatttaaatatttgaataatctttcatttttttctaatttcagtATGTCTAGCAAAAACATTTTGTGTAACCGTCTAGTTTTTTAATTCCcgattgtgaaataaattgagggaatggaacaaaatgtattacacCGACCTGAAGGTTTTTCTGcttatgaaaatttgaaatagaaatttacAGCTCTAAATGGAttctcaaataaataaaacatgtttgttATATGGGGCTGTAAAAATTCGTTTGTTTCTACAGAAATggaaaaaaacatgttttgttcTCTTATTTCTCATAAAACCATTATTCAATCTATAAAAAGGAACGTCCtagaacataatttaataatgaaaattctcTACGTTGCACATaactcataattattatataaagagCCTGTACCAGGAGAGCGATGcatcaatatgtaaaatatgccATCATCAAGTACAAGTACAACAAGTCTGTCGGTCTATAGTCATTGTGATGAGGAACTTCAGATGCATCTTAtgttttagatatattaagtGACCtatctgaaatttaaagtGGTTAAGATagctcaataaataaataaattgtggttTTGATTGCATAGTTCTACATCCTCTCCTTGTATCTTGAATGGaacttttttatcataaaaccatagtttgtttatattctctcaataaataaataaattgaggtTTTGATTACAAAGTCCTACATCCTTTCCTTCTATCTTGAATGGAAGTTTTATCTTAAAACcatagttaatttatattatgagCATTGATCATTTTCTAAACTGgggaaaattaaaacatagttTGTTTATATCACCAACATTTGTCATTTTCTAAACTGGAAAAAATTTCTCGTATACAAAAGGCAACTACCACACgttcaaatgaaaattaattgtaaaatatgaaaactaaACTCACACAGTAATAACATGAAATAAGTAGCTAAAGAAGAACTgacttttcatattattaaaattttaggacATTTCTAAAAAGTGCTATGtgaaaaataacttatttgtgtaattcaattatttttggcaAATGCTTAATAATTCTACGTAGTATTAGAAAAGTTTTATGAGGAGAAGATATTGTggaaaaaaatccaaattcacgttaaatttgattattttttgatggatataggttaaattattattaattacagtaattatttttttagccCAAAATCAAAGCCTACAGGGTAATTTttagacataaaaattaaagaaatcatactaacaaattttttatagaaaatcttactggattaagcaccctctgaaatgggtatatactaaatttcataaaaaatatgcaaaattataatttttcaagaatattgggatattataataataagactgtatttatactaatacacttaatatctaaattttatggttttgtAGAAGAAAATCCACCGTTCAATTCAATGcacttactattttttttggtAAGTTCGTGGTTCTCTTTCTCAATTGTTCTGGAGTAATTTTCGcacatgatttattaattgtagctTATGGAAACTTGAGATACTTTAAGAGTATTAGGACAAGTGTAGTATAATTAGTATGGTATTATTGAAAAGATTATTTTCTactatttttgacagtttttattctataaattaaataaattgcagtTTACTCTATAAattctcttaattaatttttatgaaattttggatATACTCATTTCAGAGAGTTCTTAATCTAATGGTGTAGTtagattatgtaaaaaaaaattttaatataatttttttaattttcttgtctaaaaaattaacactttaaattttggttttgAGCCAAAAAGTATAtccttttgtttataaatatatatattttcatggtttacaattgaaaaaaaagtaaaaatcagacaaaaaattgtatataataaattaaatatttttgaaaaacttgattttttaCGACATGTTAAAAGTGGATTTAGTTATGGcttcatttaaaatagaaaaattgcgtagattatcttgaaattttagaaaaataattttttgaagtgTCTGATACCGTTATTAAAAGAATCTGTtgcatcatttttttttttttaatatgtttgagTCAGTTTCAGTTAATATTTGAGAAATAGTCagagataaaaaaaaatgattttttttcaatattttaggcAAATTAAGATatgattttcatttgaaataaaataaattttaagcagATATATTTTTGAGAGTGATTATGAtactaacaataataataaacaaataatttatcacaCTTTTTTGAAAACTGCCAAAAGTCAACTTTCGTAAATATTTGAGAAAcagtcattaaaataattgaatcgaGGCTCCACTTATTTttggatataaaaatttcttagagaaaaatttgagaaaatgatacattttcaaaaaaaaaatatcgtaatttttcaattcttcaatttttgaaaatttagcaatttttatattacaaaaaaattcaaaaaatcaatattttttcatgtaaaataaaaatttcttagaggaaaattaatttgaaatttgaattttaaatttttcaaaaaaaaaaaaagaaatagaaatCTAAACTAACATAACGAAATCTAACCTAAACTTTTTTTCAGAAAgatcatcaaaaataaaatatttcaaaaaaaaaaaattttcaataacgtaatttttcaaatttaatcaaaaattattggtcTAATTTGTTCGGAACTTTCAAAGAGTTGagattccaaaaatattcggtataaatagaaaaaacaactTGCTCCAGCGGATATCTGGAAAACTTCAGtaaatttcagtttcagtaaattcagttcATATAACTTTCTATTGatggtaaaatagaaattaaatactaaaaattcgattttttttcaatcaaaattttttgttcattattgaaaattgataatacaataatagagtattttaaaaatacagtatatgaaaaaaaaaacatgagaaatcatgcaaaaaatataaatatgttttttttattaaaataaaaaaaatcaaaaattcgtaaattggaaaattacattgttgacaatatttttttttagatatttcaaagaataacctgaaaaatcaatattttttaaatttggaattaatttttctataagaaattttgaaattgaatatttaattcaaaatatgaagaaaaattgattttttgatttttttttttttttttgataaaaaatgtgatacttcaatttaataaaatgttaaattttcaaaaatccataaaaaaaattgaaaaattatattatcctattgaaaaaaattaggtatataataaaaaaactttttcaaaaaaatttccaGCAAAAACCGCAGATGGgcatttttccaaattaaaaattaatttttctctctttcatttttttactcGATAAAAATATACTCTTTAATGTGATGAAGAGTAGAATATTCTcagaaaaattatctaaagctCAATTTTTCGATTTCTAATTACTGAAAATAGGTGGTGCCGTGATTCTAAACAaatacctaaattaaaaataattagaaaaaacacCAATAAAGAACAGAaaaagaagttaaaaaaagttttttcacCCCGTATCTCTAGGGTCACGTATAACAAATAACGAGCGTCCAACATCCAACACACATCGGACACCGTGAAGCCAACGACCAAAACAAAAAGCCGAATTCAACCCCCGACCTGTCCCGATCGGATCTGGCGATCAGGTGTACGACGGAGGGTGCATTGCCGGTGCCCCGCGTCGTTCAACCGCCCGCACCGACACCGGTGTACCGTCCGCCCGACCAATGGCAGCCGCCCATTTTTACCGCCGCGTCCGCGAAACGCGCTCCTCGCTTCAGTTTACCTTGAACGAAACGGCGGCGCGTCCACGTCGCTCCGTCCGTCCGTGCGTTCGCCGATCCACACGGGACCCGTTCTCGTTCGTCGTTCTCGTCGCGTCTCCTCCCGTCCACGATTCGCCGGTGCTTTGTTCGGTTTCCGTTTGCGATACGcgcatattattttttctgtggtGCTGCGCCTGGGTGCCGTGTttgtattttcagtttttggtGCGTCCcggattattttatatatttgtttggaTTAACCAGTCCGGACGGTGCGGATTTGCGTACGGGTAAGTTGGGTGCCAGCGTGCGATCTCGGTTTTGGGTTGCAAGTGTGGAAAAAGTGCCGAGTCGGGCTCGACCAGCTCGTTATGTAAATACGGGGAAAATGTGCTTGcttaccattttatttatacgcgAGAActggttaaattaattcactGATACGGCTAAAAGTGGTTTACAACCGAACAAATTCTAATACGatcactttttatataaggAAACTCATTGCTGTTTAGATGTGTGTTCCAAGTTTTAAATGGAAACGTTTTTAATCTTATTGGAATAATATTTACCTTTTAACACATCTGATTCAGACTCAAACTGAAAACAcataacacatttatttatatttaatacaaataataataataaaattaaaaacttaactttaaatcattttttgtgcCTCAGTAAtgacaaattaattcaatttgttaaGTATGAACATTAAAATCCTCTCATAAAAAGACCAATTTGATGTTACCTTTCTTGAAAGACATTGTCCTGAACTGAACAGCTTCAATACTTCAAATGAACTGTGTTGGCACAATTTAGTCACCtagaaatgtaaatgtaatgaCAATTTAATCTGTATATTTGtagtgaaatttaatatgactagtacatattaataaatccaatatactattaagaattattaattattatgtctaTAATAAACAACTGATCTCATTTTTTAAGCTTTATTGGAAATATCAGTAATGAACAAATCGATTTTTAATAACGTAGTTatgtatgaaattttgttattttaaaaaaatgtaacgttttgttatttttttttaaattaatgtgtatagaaatattcatttattacattaattttataaatctatctatttttatgttgaaaattatattttatattttaaataggctcgaaatatttgttaaaatgtgtataattaaaagttatttaaaaattaataaatacatattcatttaaaattaaatttattaacaatatattaaatttttgtaaaaatattgtaataacaagcgaatgaacatttaattaatatattattgtctttatagaataattttgtaatttttaaacttttgtgaattatttaaatggttaaattaattcactGATACGGCTAAAAGTGGTTTACAACCGAACAAATTCTAATAAGATCACTTTTTTTATAAGGAAACTCATTGCTGTTTAGATGTGTGTTCCAAGTTTTAAATGGAAACGTTTTTAATCTTATTGGAATAATATTTACCTTTTAACACATCTGACTCAGACTCCAACTGAAAAcacaaaacacatttatttatatttaatacaaataataataataataaaattaaaaacttaacttaaatcatttttatgtcTCGGTAAtgacaaattaattcaatttgttaaGTATGAACATTAAAATCCTCTCATAAAGAGACCAATTTGATGTTACCTTTCTTGAAAGACATTGTTCTGAACTGAACAGCTTCAATACTTCAAATGAACTGTGTTGGCACAATTTAGTCACCtagaaatgtaaatgtaatgaCAATTTAATCTGCATATTTGTAGTGAAATTTAATGTGACtagtacatattaataaatccaatatattattaaaatttattaattattatgtctaTAATACATAActgatatcattttttaagcttTATTGGAAATATCAGTAATGAACAAATCGATTTTTAATAACGTAGTTatgtatgaaattttgttattttaaaaaaatgtaacgttttgttgttttttttttaaattgatgtatatagaaatattcatttattacattaattttataaatctgtctatttttatgttga includes these proteins:
- the LOC109600044 gene encoding sphingomyelin phosphodiesterase isoform X1, yielding MLNKCFLLAVCGFCNLLLIQAHPVTITVYDPPETTTTPSSSEEFRDDWDYKLEQSKIPLLSAMFKKHTLPPSSNGTGRLLWELDQEKTTHLPQFVDKALKLLNLKQVAFEIENSVMSKVSCTACQAGAGLLQHYTRIGKSEKEIKKTIYNFCVNLKIQSSRVCEGITELFAGEVIYVLSKVKIGPDEICSFVIGDACGDVYNPYHEWEVMFPPVPKPKVQEQRIPDVTAPSFKVLHLSDTHYDPYYMEGSNADCAEPLCCRLTNGPAASKEQAAGKWGDYRKCDTPKITVDNMLQHIQETHPDIDYIIWTGDLPPHDIWNQTKEENLKILKETVKQMSDMFPGVPIFPALGNHESAPVNSFPPPFVDSPESSISWLYDELDTQWRKWLPSSVSNTVRRGAFYSVLVRPGFRLISLNMNYCNNKNWWLLLNSTDPATELQWLIYELQSAEFNGEKVHIIGHIPPGHSDCLKVWSRNYYAIISRYEGIITAQFFGHTHFDEFEVFYDNKDLSRPISIAYVGPSVSPYYDLNPGYRIYYVDGDHEKSTRAVVDHESWTMNLREANLYGYPIWFKLYTARQAFGMDALRPKDWDDLVERMTNDPKLFELFYKYYYKASPVRPSCDMTCKKRILCDLHSGRSHDRKNLCQTIESRIDSSSNTSWKEWIYNTISVSMSVLMSIPRLTIQLPKYVLGLG
- the LOC109600044 gene encoding sphingomyelin phosphodiesterase isoform X2, which produces MLNKCFLLAVCGFCNLLLIQAHPVTITVYDPPETTTTPSSSEEFRDDWDYKLEQSKIPLLSAMFKKHTLPPSSNGTGRLLWELDQEKTTHLPQFVDKALKLLNLKQVAFEIENSVMSKVSCTACQAGAGLLQHYTRIGKSEKEIKKTIYNFCVNLKIQSSRVCEGITELFAGEVIYVLSKVKIGPDEICSFVIGDACGDVYNPYHEWEVMFPPVPKPKVQEQRIPDVTAPSFKVLHLSDTHYDPYYMEGSNADCAEPLCCRLTNGPAASKEQAAGKWGDYRKCDTPKITVDNMLQHIQETHPDIDYIIWTGDLPPHDIWNQTKEENLKILKETVKQMSDMFPGVPIFPALGNHESAPVNSFPPPFVDSPESSISWLYDELDTQWRKWLPSSVSNTVRRGAFYSVLVRPGFRLISLNMNYCNNKNWWLLLNSTDPATELQWLIYELQSAEFNGEKVHIIGHIPPGHSDCLKVWSRNYYAIISRYEGIITAQFFGHTHFDEFEVFYDNKDLSRPISIAYVGPSVSPYYDLNPGYRIYYVDGDHEKSTRAVVDHESWTMNLREANLYGYPIWFKLYTARQAFGMDALRPKDWDDLVERMTNDPKLFELFYKYYYKASPVRPSCDMTCKKRILCDLHSGRSHDRKNLCQTIESRIDSSSNTSWKEWIYNTISVSLV
- the LOC109600044 gene encoding sphingomyelin phosphodiesterase isoform X3 — translated: MSKVSCTACQAGAGLLQHYTRIGKSEKEIKKTIYNFCVNLKIQSSRVCEGITELFAGEVIYVLSKVKIGPDEICSFVIGDACGDVYNPYHEWEVMFPPVPKPKVQEQRIPDVTAPSFKVLHLSDTHYDPYYMEGSNADCAEPLCCRLTNGPAASKEQAAGKWGDYRKCDTPKITVDNMLQHIQETHPDIDYIIWTGDLPPHDIWNQTKEENLKILKETVKQMSDMFPGVPIFPALGNHESAPVNSFPPPFVDSPESSISWLYDELDTQWRKWLPSSVSNTVRRGAFYSVLVRPGFRLISLNMNYCNNKNWWLLLNSTDPATELQWLIYELQSAEFNGEKVHIIGHIPPGHSDCLKVWSRNYYAIISRYEGIITAQFFGHTHFDEFEVFYDNKDLSRPISIAYVGPSVSPYYDLNPGYRIYYVDGDHEKSTRAVVDHESWTMNLREANLYGYPIWFKLYTARQAFGMDALRPKDWDDLVERMTNDPKLFELFYKYYYKASPVRPSCDMTCKKRILCDLHSGRSHDRKNLCQTIESRIDSSSNTSWKEWIYNTISVSMSVLMSIPRLTIQLPKYVLGLG